A segment of the Parasynechococcus marenigrum WH 8102 genome:
GGGTGATCTTCGCTGCCAAGCCAAGGGGCCAGAGCGGTGACCACCGTCTCCAAGGGCAGCTGAACCGGTTGGCTGTCCGCACTTCCGTTGTGGCCGAGTGGGATGTAAGCCAGTGCATCCAGCTCCTCACCCCAGCAGACGCCGATGCCGACCAGTTCAGCTTTGAACGGGTTGAGATCTGTGGTCTCCGTGTCCAGAGCCACCGGTGATCCGGTATCGGTGCAGGTCATCAGGCGCTGCACCAGCCCCTGCAGGGCGGCGGTGTCCTGGATCAGCTGGGGACGCAGGGCGGGAACGCTCCCAACCGTCTCTTCCAATCCCCGATCGTCCTTGGTGACTTTCGGCCTCGACGACGGCTGTGCCGGCGCAGCAGCGTCTGCGTTGGCGCCGTAGCCCCCTTCCGAGAAGGCCGCGACGAATCCACCTACCTGGCGCAGCAAGCTGTTGAGCTCCAGGTCCTCGAGGCAGGAGCTCAGTCCTTCGGCATTCACCGTTGACAAGGGCAGGCTGGGCTCCTGCGGCAGGGGTATGTCCACCAGGATCTCCGCCAGTTTGCGGGAGAGGTAGGCGTTGTCCTTGTCGTTGCGGAGTTTGCCCTTCAAAGCACCTTTGATGGCGCCGCGGCTGGCCTTTGGTCCTTCTGCCTCAAGCTCCTCCAGCGTGGCGTAAACAGCATCGAGGTCGTTGTTGTCCTTCAGCAGGCTGATCGCTGTTTTGGGACCAACGCCGCGCACGCCCGGGATGTTGTCGGAGCTGTCACCGGTGAGGGCCTTGAGGTCCACCACCTTGTTGGGCATCACGCCGAGCTTGCCCAGCACGCCCTCTTCGCGAATCAGGGTTGGGCCACTGTTTTTTGCATAGGGACCACCCCCCATGTAGAGCACCGCGATGTCGCGGTTGTCGTCAACGAGCTGAAACAGGTCGCGGTCACCCGACAGGATGCGGACACCCCAACCGTCGTCGGCTGCACGGTTGGCCAGAGTCCCCAGCACGTCATCGGCTTCATAGCCCGGCGCCATGCACAGCGGCAGGTCCAGCTTGTGCCGCAGGATCTCCTGAAGTTGATCCAGATCCTGAAAGAACACCTCGGGCGCTACATCACGGTGTGCCTTGTAGTTGGCATCCGCCTTGTGGCGAAAGGTCGGTTCCGCCGTGTCGAAGGCGATGGCCACACCCTCTGGTTTCAATGACTTACCTGTGTCCAGAAGGGATTTGAGGAAGCCGTAGGTGACGCTAGTGGGCCGGCCGTCATTGGTGGCCAGGCCCCCTTCGCCGCCTTTGCTGAAGGCGTAGAAACTGCGGAAAGCCAGGGAATGACCGTCCACAAGCAAGAGCAGGGGCTTGGTGGAGGCCTCAGGCATGGCGGAAATCAGGGTGGACGGAGATCAGTCGCGGCGATCGGCCCAGGGGGGCAGATCAATGAACACGTTTGTTCCCGCTTCCAGGCCCTTCAGGATCGCAGTCTGATCACCGCTGCTGCTGCCGAGCTCCACCTCCTGAAACTCTGGTTTCTGTTGTTCATCCACCAGCAAAACGCCGGGTTTTCCGTCTTCGGTGACGATTGCAACGGTGGGTACCAACGTCTTCGGAGTGCTTTGACCGGTCTGAAAGTTGATGTCGGCGGTCATGCCGATCAGTAGTTTCTCCGGTGGATTGACCAGTGCAAGTTTCACCTCGAAGGAGGTGACGTTGTCTTGTTTTTCTGCTCGAGGCGCTACCTCACTCACCTGGGCCTTGAAGCGTTCATCTGGGAAGGCGTCCACACGGATCTCAGCAGATTGGCCGGTGGCAATCCGTCCGATGTCACTTTCCGGCACGCGTGCCGCCACCTCAAGCCCTTTGGAGAGCTCAACGATTGATGAACTGGTGGCACCAGCCGTGGCGGAGGCGGTGGTGGTGGGGGTCACGAAAGCCCCTGGTTCTGCATAACGGGCCGTGATGGTGCCATCGAAGGGGGCACGAATCAGACGTTCATCCTCCTCTTCTTCGAGCTGCTCCAAACGTTCACGGGCTGCGACCACAGCAGCCTCGGCGGCGATCATTTGGAAGCGGACTTCGCTGAAGTCGTCGGAGCTGATCACGCCAATGGTGAAGAGCTCTTGACGGCGGTCGAAATCGTCCTTGCTGCTTTGGTAATTCGCCTCGGCCTGGCGCAGCAGGGCCTGGCGTTCCTGCACGCGGTCTTCAATGTCGCCCGGGTCCATCACCGCCAGAAGCTGCCCCTTGCTGACTTCATCCCCTTCATCCACCAGCAGCTGATCCAGTAGTCCCTGCTGGCGAGGACTGACGTTGACCTTCTGCACGGCCAACAGCTCTCCACTGGCGGTGATCACGCCGGACAAGGCACCCCGTTCAGCACGGGCGACGTAGGGCGTCAGATCCCGTTGACGGCTGCTCCAGGGCCCGAAGCGCAGCAGGACGAAACCACTGCCAGCAACCGCCAGCACCAGAGCTGCGGTCAGCCATTTGGGTCGGGAGCGTTTCATTGGGGATGGGACGGTGAGACGGTTGGTCTCCGTCGTGGACTCAGGGTG
Coding sequences within it:
- a CDS encoding efflux RND transporter periplasmic adaptor subunit, coding for MKRSRPKWLTAALVLAVAGSGFVLLRFGPWSSRQRDLTPYVARAERGALSGVITASGELLAVQKVNVSPRQQGLLDQLLVDEGDEVSKGQLLAVMDPGDIEDRVQERQALLRQAEANYQSSKDDFDRRQELFTIGVISSDDFSEVRFQMIAAEAAVVAARERLEQLEEEEDERLIRAPFDGTITARYAEPGAFVTPTTTASATAGATSSSIVELSKGLEVAARVPESDIGRIATGQSAEIRVDAFPDERFKAQVSEVAPRAEKQDNVTSFEVKLALVNPPEKLLIGMTADINFQTGQSTPKTLVPTVAIVTEDGKPGVLLVDEQQKPEFQEVELGSSSGDQTAILKGLEAGTNVFIDLPPWADRRD